A single genomic interval of Zunongwangia sp. HGR-M22 harbors:
- a CDS encoding porin codes for MKCGFYSILSFLILFLGILNSDTVFSQSAEETSGDVLKDLQVNYGANGFEFRTNDNQYSLQIQSRLQFRYATPGDQDPLSFNDFDDNSGNVFKVNRSRIKVGGHAYKSWLKYYWEYDLGQSNLLDYRLMIEPWEFLNFKIGQFKVEYSRERRISSGAQQTVDRSILNRAFTVDRQQGIELYGRLRTVGAVDFNYWFGVFTGSGRGATENDNKDLMYFGRLQWNVFGENIGFTGSDLSIHEKPGAIIAVAGSTNRSQHTRFSSSGGGFFEGYESENPGQYRLNQANIETALVYQGFSWQSEIHWKKIEDRINLRATNLSGYYLQAGYLAHQSFSWWPKPLEIAARYASYTPNTRVKSNLDELTLALNWFFKGHRNKLTMEISEFDLETEDMGIKDELRFRIQWDISI; via the coding sequence ATGAAGTGTGGGTTTTATAGTATTCTTAGTTTTTTAATACTCTTTTTAGGTATATTAAATTCAGATACCGTTTTTTCTCAAAGCGCCGAGGAAACTTCCGGAGATGTATTAAAAGATTTACAGGTGAATTATGGGGCTAATGGTTTTGAATTTAGAACCAATGATAACCAGTATTCACTTCAGATTCAAAGTAGATTACAGTTTCGCTATGCAACGCCGGGCGATCAAGATCCGTTATCTTTTAATGACTTTGATGATAATAGTGGTAATGTATTCAAAGTAAATCGTTCTCGGATAAAAGTAGGTGGACACGCTTACAAATCTTGGCTTAAATATTACTGGGAATACGATTTAGGACAATCTAATTTGCTGGATTATAGACTGATGATTGAGCCGTGGGAATTCCTTAATTTTAAAATTGGTCAATTTAAAGTAGAATATAGTAGAGAACGTCGTATTAGTAGTGGCGCACAGCAAACAGTAGATCGTTCTATTTTAAATAGAGCCTTTACGGTCGATCGGCAGCAGGGAATAGAACTTTATGGACGACTAAGAACTGTGGGAGCGGTCGATTTTAATTATTGGTTTGGTGTATTTACTGGGTCAGGTCGTGGGGCTACAGAAAATGACAACAAAGATCTTATGTATTTTGGCCGTTTACAATGGAATGTATTCGGAGAAAATATTGGCTTTACAGGTAGCGATTTAAGTATTCATGAAAAACCTGGAGCCATTATCGCTGTTGCCGGATCTACCAATAGAAGTCAGCATACCCGTTTTTCTTCATCCGGCGGTGGCTTTTTTGAAGGTTACGAGTCGGAAAACCCGGGGCAATATCGCCTAAATCAGGCTAACATCGAAACAGCTTTAGTTTACCAGGGATTCAGTTGGCAATCAGAAATTCATTGGAAAAAAATTGAAGACCGCATAAATCTAAGAGCAACCAATTTGAGTGGTTACTATCTACAGGCGGGATATTTGGCACATCAAAGTTTTAGCTGGTGGCCAAAACCTTTAGAAATAGCAGCACGTTATGCCAGTTATACTCCAAATACAAGAGTAAAATCTAATTTAGATGAATTAACCCTGGCCTTAAACTGGTTTTTTAAAGGGCATCGCAATAAACTCACCATGGAGATATCTGAATTTGATCTGGAAACCGAAGATATGGGAATAAAAGACGAGTTAAGATTCCGCATACAGTGGGATATTTCCATCTAA
- a CDS encoding ArsR/SmtB family transcription factor, which translates to MNLKEVEKIAKALSDRNRLIILKAIQKNEGKLDCSAIVDSLDLSQPSISHHIKRLVEADLIIPHKEGRFYFYSLNQKILDDYLATLKNLQSFND; encoded by the coding sequence TTGAATTTAAAAGAAGTAGAGAAAATAGCTAAGGCTTTAAGTGATCGAAATCGACTGATTATTTTGAAAGCGATCCAAAAAAACGAAGGAAAATTGGATTGTTCTGCGATTGTCGATTCATTAGATTTATCACAACCTTCAATAAGTCATCATATCAAAAGACTGGTAGAAGCCGATTTGATAATTCCGCATAAGGAAGGACGATTTTATTTTTATTCTCTGAATCAGAAAATTCTGGACGATTATTTAGCGACACTCAAGAACTTACAAAGCTTCAATGATTAA
- a CDS encoding response regulator: protein MKYFKQPIKILAVDDNPVNLFLVKTIINKIFDCAEIITAATGEEGVAIYRNSPIFDLILMDIQLPGIDGFEAIRLIKKIETKHSTRIVALSGNKLENMMEKGKMVGMDGYLSKPIKVEPSKNLFKKLLVKKD from the coding sequence ATGAAATATTTTAAGCAACCTATTAAAATTTTAGCGGTAGATGATAATCCAGTTAATCTGTTTTTAGTAAAGACGATTATAAATAAAATTTTTGATTGTGCTGAAATTATAACTGCTGCTACAGGTGAAGAAGGCGTAGCGATTTATAGAAATTCGCCAATTTTTGATCTTATTTTAATGGATATCCAGTTGCCGGGAATTGATGGATTTGAAGCAATTAGATTGATAAAAAAAATAGAAACTAAGCACTCCACACGTATAGTAGCCCTAAGCGGAAATAAATTGGAGAATATGATGGAAAAAGGTAAAATGGTTGGTATGGATGGCTATCTTAGTAAACCGATTAAAGTTGAACCAAGTAAAAATCTATTTAAAAAACTCTTGGTAAAAAAAGATTAG
- a CDS encoding RNA polymerase sigma factor has product MYAANYPKVFRLCLGYLSGNEDLSKDLAYEVFIKVWQYLDDFRGEASTSTWIYRITVNTCLQELRKKKTKTLKIEIADDNPIEESETESQLASMYRCIDQLSAENKSIILLELEGLPQKEIAKVIGINHASVRTRIHRIKDQLSKCVKNE; this is encoded by the coding sequence ATATATGCCGCCAATTACCCAAAAGTTTTTCGGCTTTGTTTAGGGTACCTTAGTGGTAACGAAGATTTATCTAAAGATTTAGCGTATGAAGTTTTTATAAAAGTGTGGCAATATTTAGATGATTTTAGGGGTGAAGCTTCCACTTCTACCTGGATTTATAGAATTACCGTAAATACGTGCTTGCAGGAACTACGGAAGAAAAAGACCAAAACTCTAAAAATAGAAATTGCTGACGATAATCCCATAGAAGAATCTGAAACCGAAAGTCAGTTAGCTAGCATGTATCGTTGTATCGATCAGCTTTCAGCAGAAAATAAATCGATCATATTATTAGAACTTGAAGGTTTGCCGCAAAAAGAAATTGCCAAGGTGATTGGAATTAATCATGCTTCAGTAAGAACAAGAATTCACCGAATTAAAGATCAACTTTCTAAATGTGTAAAAAATGAATGA
- a CDS encoding helix-turn-helix domain-containing protein, giving the protein MTKNMLSDKVLYIRDLIDCPPSYLDDPGRREFFEIVWLKNEKALHVPQHSFQTVQGDWIYLIPPYRVHQLNKAGKKGVLLSFKRELLEDDLKEFLLDVFRMFNIQGEFSCLQVTEQSSKGLNAVYNLLTEEYQKDEMNLIMMKALLKVFLLQLIQLKEEHFTQHDINEKRIYEFMLLLESNYLEERDTSFYAEKLGISAKRLNQILKEKLEKTGLQLIHDRLILEAKRQIIHSENTIKEISFNLKFKDRSYFSRFFKQHSGMTPQEFQASVKSHVIQHENTLIS; this is encoded by the coding sequence ATGACAAAGAATATGCTAAGTGATAAGGTTTTATATATACGCGATTTAATTGATTGTCCTCCTTCTTATTTGGATGATCCCGGCAGGAGAGAATTTTTTGAGATTGTATGGCTTAAAAATGAAAAAGCTTTACACGTTCCTCAGCATTCATTTCAGACCGTGCAGGGAGATTGGATCTATTTGATCCCGCCGTACCGCGTGCATCAATTGAATAAAGCAGGCAAAAAGGGAGTACTGCTATCTTTTAAAAGAGAATTGCTAGAAGATGATCTTAAAGAATTTTTGTTGGACGTTTTTAGAATGTTTAATATCCAGGGCGAATTTTCTTGTTTACAGGTAACCGAGCAAAGTTCTAAAGGATTAAATGCTGTCTATAATTTGTTGACAGAAGAATATCAAAAGGACGAGATGAATCTAATTATGATGAAAGCTCTTTTGAAGGTGTTTTTGTTGCAATTAATTCAGTTGAAAGAGGAACATTTTACTCAACATGATATTAACGAAAAGCGCATTTATGAGTTTATGCTGCTGCTGGAATCTAATTATTTAGAAGAGCGAGATACTTCTTTTTATGCTGAGAAATTAGGAATAAGCGCTAAGCGATTAAATCAGATTCTTAAAGAGAAATTAGAAAAAACCGGTTTGCAACTGATTCATGATCGACTAATTTTGGAGGCGAAACGTCAAATTATTCATAGCGAGAATACTATTAAAGAAATTTCATTCAATCTAAAATTTAAAGACAGATCGTATTTCAGTAGATTTTTTAAACAACATTCAGGAATGACACCACAGGAGTTTCAGGCTAGTGTAAAAAGTCACGTTATTCAGCATGAAAACACCTTAATTAGCTGA
- a CDS encoding histone H1: protein MEKLVENINETFESFKADADAQLESGNKAAGTRARKTSLALEKLLKEFRKESIAASKK from the coding sequence ATGGAAAAATTGGTAGAAAATATCAATGAGACATTCGAATCTTTTAAAGCTGATGCTGATGCACAGTTAGAATCTGGTAACAAAGCAGCCGGAACTCGCGCTAGAAAAACTTCATTAGCTTTAGAAAAGCTTCTTAAAGAATTCCGTAAGGAATCTATCGCAGCTTCTAAAAAATAA
- the hxlA gene encoding 3-hexulose-6-phosphate synthase, producing the protein MTKLQVAIDLLNTEDAIALATKVAPYIDIIELGTPLIKSEGVRAITAMKEAFPDKMVFADFKTADAGGLEAEMAFKAGADYITILGSIDDATIIGAVEAAKKYDRAVVVDTIGVKDRVQRAQEVSKLGVEFVELHAGLDEQAKPGYSIDVLVEEASRAGVPVSIAGGVNLDSITKVKESGAVVAVAGGAIYGAEDPAAAAKALKEALN; encoded by the coding sequence ATGACTAAATTACAAGTAGCAATCGACCTACTAAATACAGAAGATGCAATAGCTTTAGCTACAAAAGTAGCTCCTTATATCGATATTATTGAATTAGGAACACCACTTATTAAAAGTGAAGGTGTACGTGCAATTACTGCGATGAAAGAAGCATTTCCAGACAAAATGGTCTTTGCTGATTTTAAAACTGCAGATGCAGGTGGATTAGAAGCTGAAATGGCTTTTAAAGCAGGAGCAGATTATATCACTATCTTAGGATCTATTGATGATGCTACTATCATTGGTGCTGTTGAAGCGGCTAAAAAATACGATAGAGCTGTAGTTGTTGACACTATTGGTGTTAAAGATCGTGTGCAACGTGCGCAAGAAGTAAGCAAACTAGGTGTAGAATTCGTAGAATTACACGCAGGTTTAGATGAGCAGGCAAAACCAGGATACTCTATTGATGTTCTTGTAGAAGAAGCTTCTAGAGCTGGTGTACCAGTATCTATCGCAGGTGGAGTTAATCTTGATAGTATCACTAAAGTTAAAGAATCTGGAGCAGTTGTTGCCGTTGCCGGTGGAGCTATTTATGGAGCTGAGGATCCAGCAGCAGCAGCTAAAGCATTAAAAGAAGCTTTAAACTAG
- the hxlB gene encoding 6-phospho-3-hexuloisomerase, which translates to MDNNNHDNKNASIQNAYEIIINEHVNLYHSLNLESLKAIEKPIKNAKKIFLTGAGRTGFMVKAATMRLMHLGYHVYVVGETTTPAITKDDLLIAVSGSGNTKSILNAAETAHKNEADLVCFTTDESSPLAKLADHTVVIPAAGKQEHGNSISQQYAGSLFEQSFLLIFDALIHYLWKQSDSSAEQLWEMHANME; encoded by the coding sequence ATGGATAATAACAATCACGATAACAAAAATGCTAGCATCCAAAATGCTTACGAGATCATTATAAATGAGCATGTAAATCTATATCACTCTTTAAATTTAGAAAGCCTTAAGGCTATAGAAAAGCCAATTAAAAATGCTAAAAAGATATTTTTAACGGGTGCAGGCAGAACTGGTTTTATGGTAAAAGCAGCTACAATGCGCTTAATGCATTTAGGATACCATGTATATGTTGTTGGAGAGACTACTACACCGGCAATTACTAAAGATGATCTTTTAATCGCGGTATCGGGTTCTGGAAATACAAAATCTATATTGAACGCTGCTGAAACTGCTCACAAAAATGAAGCAGATTTAGTATGCTTTACAACAGATGAGTCTTCTCCGCTCGCTAAACTGGCAGATCATACTGTAGTTATTCCGGCAGCAGGAAAGCAAGAACATGGTAATTCCATTTCTCAGCAATATGCAGGCAGTCTTTTTGAACAATCATTTTTATTGATTTTCGATGCCCTTATCCATTATTTATGGAAACAATCTGATAGCAGTGCCGAACAATTATGGGAGATGCACGCCAATATGGAATAG
- a CDS encoding glycerophosphodiester phosphodiesterase family protein, protein MKYKALFIFLLISRFCGAQSNSSFQYTNENLFDPSPTVILVAAHRGMHTNFPENSLQSIEDAIVHNIDIVEVDVRLTKDGIPILIHDRKVDRTTTGSGKVKNLTYQEICELSLLDKDGTPTEFKVPSLAEALNFGKNQIVFDIDLKVKSRHIKKVAQVIEDCKAVNSVFFYESRYAVMRKIVKYLPSAMRMTKVNPNRRAIKRAMVSVNPDIIHLGNSESQRESLFIEKMQKKYRKPVFANALGKLDESLEVSPDTLNYFINKKINIIQTDKPDVVLEYLKTNGKHR, encoded by the coding sequence ATGAAATACAAAGCTTTATTCATATTTCTGCTAATATCTAGGTTCTGTGGAGCGCAATCTAACTCTTCATTTCAGTACACTAACGAGAATCTTTTTGATCCTTCTCCTACTGTAATTCTAGTAGCTGCCCATAGAGGGATGCATACTAATTTTCCTGAAAATTCATTACAGTCTATCGAAGATGCTATAGTTCATAATATTGATATTGTTGAAGTTGATGTTCGTTTAACCAAAGATGGAATTCCGATTCTAATTCATGACAGGAAAGTGGATCGCACTACTACAGGTTCAGGTAAGGTGAAAAATTTGACTTATCAAGAAATTTGCGAATTATCTCTTTTGGATAAAGATGGAACGCCTACTGAGTTTAAAGTTCCGTCACTCGCAGAAGCTTTAAATTTTGGTAAGAATCAGATTGTATTTGATATTGATCTTAAAGTGAAGTCCAGACATATTAAAAAGGTGGCTCAGGTTATAGAAGATTGCAAGGCCGTTAATTCCGTATTTTTCTATGAAAGCAGATATGCAGTGATGCGAAAAATAGTTAAGTATCTTCCGTCAGCGATGCGCATGACAAAAGTAAATCCCAATCGACGAGCTATAAAAAGAGCAATGGTAAGTGTTAACCCAGATATTATTCATCTGGGTAATTCAGAAAGCCAAAGAGAATCATTGTTTATAGAAAAAATGCAAAAAAAATATCGAAAACCTGTTTTTGCAAACGCTCTAGGCAAATTGGACGAATCGCTGGAAGTTAGTCCAGATACCCTCAATTATTTTATAAATAAAAAAATCAATATTATTCAAACCGATAAACCCGATGTTGTATTGGAGTATCTTAAAACTAATGGTAAACATCGGTAG
- a CDS encoding YfiT family bacillithiol transferase — MTLEQLKYPIGTFINPSEITPQQLKTWTKEIAELPAKISNLTKDLSEEQLDWQYRPEGWTIKQVIHHLADSHMNSIIRFKIALTEDDPAIRGYDETAWSDLDDYLCDIHQSLILLEGLHYRWVKLIENFSKDELQKTFYHPERKQKFTLKTAIGMYAWHSNHHLAHIEQAIKFKGKF, encoded by the coding sequence ATGACACTCGAGCAACTAAAATATCCCATTGGCACTTTTATAAATCCTTCTGAAATTACTCCGCAACAGCTTAAAACCTGGACTAAAGAAATTGCAGAATTACCCGCCAAAATATCGAATCTTACTAAAGATCTTTCTGAAGAACAATTAGATTGGCAGTATCGCCCTGAAGGCTGGACGATAAAACAGGTAATTCATCATCTGGCCGATAGCCACATGAACAGTATCATCAGGTTTAAAATCGCTTTAACCGAAGATGATCCTGCGATTAGAGGTTATGATGAAACTGCGTGGTCAGATCTCGATGATTATTTATGTGATATTCACCAAAGCTTAATTTTGCTAGAAGGTTTACATTATCGTTGGGTAAAATTGATCGAGAATTTTAGCAAAGATGAACTTCAAAAAACTTTTTATCACCCAGAAAGAAAACAAAAGTTCACTTTAAAAACCGCTATCGGGATGTATGCATGGCATTCTAATCACCACCTGGCGCATATCGAACAGGCGATTAAATTTAAGGGGAAATTTTAG
- a CDS encoding bestrophin family protein, translated as MLISNKVRISRIIEGSWTYFLIDFLTCSVTYALSEYFNIINIPIPALLPTILGTALAFFIGFNNNQAYDRWWEARKIWGGLVNDSRSWARQLLFLKKTTEEINGEDRNFIEILVRRHIGFVYALNRGLRKSSETDYLNFLNDDDFEYLRHESNKANAVLNLQTRDLNEWYQKGKVDGFQFMQLNQMLINFCDQMGKSERIANTVFPTTYNYYTRVFVWIFIVCSTLVTAESIGIWSVVFGTLIGYVFLTIHKIGVSLLNPFEMLPTGIPLNLISRTIEINLLEMLRCKNIPEQVKSVNEEYVL; from the coding sequence ATGTTAATTTCCAATAAAGTTAGAATCTCCAGAATTATTGAAGGTTCCTGGACTTATTTTTTAATTGATTTTTTAACTTGTAGCGTTACCTATGCCTTATCTGAGTATTTCAATATTATAAATATTCCCATCCCCGCATTATTGCCAACAATTCTTGGTACAGCACTTGCGTTTTTTATCGGTTTCAACAATAATCAGGCGTATGATCGCTGGTGGGAAGCAAGAAAAATTTGGGGAGGACTCGTAAACGATAGTAGAAGCTGGGCGAGACAATTATTATTTCTGAAAAAAACTACGGAAGAAATTAATGGAGAAGACAGAAATTTCATTGAAATTTTAGTACGCCGACATATAGGTTTTGTTTACGCTTTAAACAGAGGCCTGAGGAAATCTTCAGAAACCGATTATTTAAATTTCTTAAATGATGATGATTTTGAATACTTAAGACATGAGTCAAATAAAGCGAATGCGGTTTTAAATCTTCAGACAAGAGATTTAAACGAATGGTATCAAAAAGGAAAGGTTGATGGTTTTCAATTTATGCAATTAAATCAAATGCTTATTAACTTTTGTGACCAAATGGGCAAATCTGAACGTATTGCGAATACTGTTTTCCCAACTACATATAATTATTATACAAGAGTTTTTGTATGGATATTTATTGTATGCTCAACGCTTGTAACTGCTGAAAGTATTGGAATATGGTCTGTGGTTTTTGGAACTTTAATAGGCTACGTGTTTCTTACGATTCACAAAATTGGAGTATCGCTTCTTAATCCATTTGAAATGTTACCTACCGGAATTCCTTTAAACTTAATATCAAGAACTATAGAAATCAATTTATTAGAAATGCTTAGATGTAAGAATATTCCAGAACAAGTGAAAAGTGTAAATGAAGAATATGTACTTTAG
- a CDS encoding DUF4114 domain-containing protein, whose amino-acid sequence MKALLLLFSLLFSIALSAQNYKFLGTYDDQGVPDYLVGRDDISAETMQMISDALPEGYPVPDYNPHYISAGYDTDLILDKDAAVWVTFVKEGAGYKNVLGFYTYDSNAPKPPRPNREDITIIFPNVSGAGSGGGLYAGDKVKIGDFKAGTAIGWVLLANAWKGHVTDGLWQLFSNPDYNPEADEDLRYHNVLLEDPENERVILGFEDIRRDYASCDQDFNDALFYVTANPYDAIRTANFVDIKSATDVSSANMGGLESNGDLASLIAKRNFNRIKQNNFKDHKRKQSKYKAQGQFMKNSLVNLESLLPETGMFGSEQSYESSPEDLLSITNAKEIFSVDYYQGDKRVAAALATLTDNDIYDHSKVICDRLNSSSLEDIRTIKLAGHEIIMIKMLRASGQVEYALNFSVQLNGSGGNKLYSFWNIGDYPKGNYANFQIWGGAMGQVSTLAKHVIDTFKTANGLSFNTEESDIPSVFVKKGIYKNGQLYLRLKNNSAATGIHVQGKIRSTEVASETEFNENISLASEYEEEVVVDAGSLFDVGLEIQGNNSPKADALYLADGPWGIDYADTETRINTFSIEEANLDGFSSNSYQIERNVAINGELYETLNVFRNILAGDQQFYTDGFEALEFTTKSNLPVEVILVTEGLTDWNKRYRYAIETNEDKKTYNLRLSDFRNDSESFKGEPLKGIVFSVQGNYSAFQQFSVNIENVQFTNFREIPSQENPIAIVDTPAKKAYNYPNPFRNNTNLVLPKKGKKVKVMIFDMIGKMVHNKEYELENGKIEVPIQLKSVPPGIYNSIIIVDNKGKSQIGLVVN is encoded by the coding sequence ATGAAAGCACTACTACTTCTTTTTAGCCTTTTGTTTTCTATAGCCTTAAGCGCACAGAATTATAAATTCTTAGGAACTTATGATGATCAAGGCGTACCAGATTACTTAGTTGGTCGAGATGATATAAGTGCAGAAACCATGCAAATGATTTCTGATGCACTTCCTGAAGGTTATCCTGTACCAGATTATAATCCTCACTACATTAGTGCCGGCTATGATACCGATCTAATATTAGACAAAGATGCTGCAGTGTGGGTAACATTCGTAAAAGAAGGTGCTGGTTATAAAAATGTTTTAGGTTTTTATACCTATGATAGTAATGCTCCAAAACCACCAAGGCCTAATCGAGAAGATATTACGATTATTTTCCCTAACGTATCTGGAGCTGGTTCTGGCGGCGGACTTTATGCTGGGGATAAAGTTAAAATAGGTGATTTTAAAGCAGGGACCGCAATCGGCTGGGTACTTCTAGCAAATGCATGGAAAGGCCACGTAACCGATGGGCTATGGCAATTATTTTCTAATCCAGATTATAATCCTGAAGCCGATGAAGATTTAAGATATCATAATGTATTATTAGAAGACCCAGAAAATGAAAGAGTGATTCTTGGTTTTGAAGATATTAGAAGAGATTATGCCAGTTGTGATCAGGATTTTAATGATGCTTTATTTTATGTAACTGCTAATCCTTACGATGCGATTAGAACTGCCAATTTTGTGGATATAAAATCTGCGACAGATGTAAGTTCTGCAAATATGGGTGGATTAGAAAGTAATGGTGATTTAGCTTCTTTAATTGCAAAAAGAAATTTCAATAGAATTAAACAAAACAACTTTAAAGATCATAAACGTAAACAATCAAAATATAAAGCTCAGGGCCAATTCATGAAAAACTCACTGGTGAATCTGGAATCCCTACTACCAGAAACCGGGATGTTTGGTTCTGAGCAATCTTATGAATCTAGTCCAGAAGATCTTCTTTCGATTACAAATGCGAAAGAGATTTTCTCGGTAGATTATTACCAGGGTGATAAACGTGTCGCTGCCGCTTTAGCAACCTTAACCGATAATGACATTTACGATCATTCTAAAGTAATTTGTGACCGATTAAACAGCTCTAGTTTAGAAGATATTAGAACAATAAAATTAGCCGGACACGAGATTATTATGATCAAAATGCTTAGAGCAAGCGGGCAAGTAGAATATGCACTTAATTTTTCTGTTCAGCTTAATGGATCTGGCGGAAATAAATTATACAGCTTCTGGAATATTGGGGATTATCCAAAAGGAAATTATGCAAACTTCCAAATTTGGGGAGGCGCTATGGGACAGGTGAGCACTTTAGCTAAGCACGTTATCGACACGTTTAAAACTGCAAATGGTTTAAGTTTTAATACAGAAGAAAGCGATATTCCCAGTGTTTTTGTAAAAAAAGGAATTTATAAAAACGGACAATTATATCTACGCCTTAAAAATAATTCTGCTGCTACAGGTATTCATGTTCAGGGAAAAATTCGTTCTACCGAAGTAGCTTCGGAAACTGAATTCAATGAAAACATCTCTTTAGCTTCTGAATATGAAGAAGAAGTGGTTGTAGATGCCGGGAGTTTATTTGATGTTGGCTTAGAAATTCAGGGCAATAATTCGCCAAAAGCAGACGCACTTTATTTAGCCGATGGTCCCTGGGGAATTGATTATGCCGATACCGAAACACGAATTAATACTTTTAGTATAGAAGAGGCTAATTTGGATGGTTTCAGTAGTAATTCTTATCAAATTGAAAGAAATGTAGCTATAAATGGTGAACTTTATGAAACTTTAAATGTTTTCAGAAACATTTTGGCCGGAGATCAACAATTTTATACTGATGGGTTTGAAGCCTTAGAATTTACTACAAAAAGCAATCTTCCGGTAGAAGTGATCCTGGTTACCGAAGGCTTAACAGATTGGAATAAAAGATATCGCTACGCCATAGAAACCAATGAAGACAAAAAAACCTACAACCTAAGATTGTCAGATTTCCGAAATGATTCTGAAAGTTTTAAAGGCGAGCCATTAAAAGGAATAGTATTTTCTGTACAGGGGAATTATAGCGCATTTCAGCAATTTAGCGTAAACATAGAAAATGTTCAGTTTACGAATTTTAGAGAAATTCCTTCACAGGAAAATCCAATTGCGATAGTAGATACTCCTGCAAAGAAAGCCTATAATTATCCAAATCCTTTTAGAAATAATACCAATCTGGTTTTACCAAAAAAAGGTAAAAAAGTAAAGGTAATGATCTTTGATATGATTGGTAAAATGGTACATAATAAAGAATACGAACTGGAAAACGGAAAAATAGAAGTCCCAATACAATTAAAAAGTGTACCGCCGGGAATCTATAACAGCATAATTATCGTAGATAATAAAGGGAAGTCACAAATTGGTTTAGTTGTGAATTAA
- a CDS encoding LLM class flavin-dependent oxidoreductase — translation MNSKDIKYSILELAHVSKGNTYKQTLNNSLELAKLAEDAGYHRFWFAEHHNMEHVGSTATSILMGYIADNTSKIKVGSGGIMLPNHSPLMIAEQFGTLAQLYPGRIDLGLGRAPGTDPKTASAIRSDFMQAAQSFPNEIAKIERYFSLENKTSEVRAPIAESADVPLYILGSSTDSAHLAARKGLPYAFASHFATKHLQNALRIYREEFSASEVLDKPYCMAGVNVIIAETDEKANELFTTLIRMFLGILTGEREGLKPPTPMTSELKGVLEHPSVQQMLKYSFVGSKATVKRQVHEFLEETNVDELIAVSAMYDAEDRKKSVSTFAEIMQEINKESKKFEDQKVM, via the coding sequence ATGAATAGTAAAGACATAAAATACTCGATACTTGAGCTTGCTCATGTTTCAAAAGGAAATACATATAAACAAACTTTAAACAATTCGCTGGAATTAGCAAAATTAGCTGAGGATGCAGGTTATCATAGGTTTTGGTTTGCAGAACACCATAATATGGAGCACGTAGGGAGTACTGCGACTTCAATTCTTATGGGCTATATTGCTGATAATACTTCTAAAATTAAAGTAGGTTCTGGAGGAATTATGCTACCAAACCATTCACCATTGATGATTGCTGAACAGTTTGGAACTTTAGCACAATTATATCCTGGCCGTATCGATCTTGGTTTAGGAAGAGCTCCCGGAACAGATCCTAAAACTGCAAGTGCAATACGATCTGATTTTATGCAGGCTGCACAATCTTTCCCAAACGAAATTGCTAAGATTGAACGTTATTTTTCGTTAGAGAATAAAACTTCAGAAGTTAGAGCTCCCATAGCTGAAAGTGCAGATGTGCCGCTTTATATTTTAGGTTCTAGTACAGATAGTGCGCACTTAGCTGCCAGAAAAGGACTGCCGTATGCTTTTGCCAGCCACTTTGCGACAAAGCATTTACAAAATGCTTTAAGAATTTATAGAGAAGAATTTTCTGCTTCAGAAGTTTTAGATAAGCCTTACTGTATGGCAGGTGTAAATGTAATAATTGCTGAAACCGATGAAAAAGCAAATGAATTATTTACAACATTAATACGAATGTTTCTTGGAATTTTAACCGGAGAAAGAGAAGGATTAAAACCACCTACTCCTATGACATCTGAATTAAAAGGAGTATTAGAACATCCTTCAGTTCAGCAAATGCTTAAGTATTCTTTTGTAGGAAGCAAAGCAACCGTAAAAAGACAAGTACATGAATTTTTGGAAGAAACTAACGTAGATGAATTAATAGCAGTTTCTGCGATGTATGATGCTGAAGATCGAAAAAAATCTGTAAGTACATTTGCTGAAATAATGCAGGAAATCAATAAAGAATCCAAGAAATTTGAAGATCAAAAAGTGATGTAA